One segment of Asaia bogorensis NBRC 16594 DNA contains the following:
- a CDS encoding RluA family pseudouridine synthase encodes MSVTTRIVSEDEADMRLDRWFRRHYPDLTQGALQKLCRTGQVRLDGKRVTGASRLAPGQSLRIPPLPAPMAAQPDRPAPLDPQLAREIERMVVYRDDQVIVLDKPSGLPTQGGPGITKHIDMMLDGLRGDLPDRPRLVHRIDRDTSGLLLVARTPGVAAKLAAAFRGRDVDKTYWAIVVGRPMPGSGVIDQPLAKLGAGNGALMIAATRDDEDAVVAKTDYEVVDAAGKRLSWLALKPLTGRTHQLRVHCETLGTPILGDPKYGGKAAHMEGFIDRLHLHARALEFPHPAGGRLRVAAPLPPHMRDTFKDLGFTAGETPRPERIGGKTGRK; translated from the coding sequence ATGAGTGTTACGACCCGTATTGTCAGTGAAGATGAGGCCGATATGCGCCTCGATCGCTGGTTCCGCCGCCATTATCCCGACCTCACCCAGGGGGCACTGCAAAAGCTGTGCCGCACAGGGCAGGTGCGTCTTGATGGCAAGCGCGTGACTGGTGCAAGCCGTCTTGCCCCCGGCCAGAGCCTGCGCATACCGCCTTTGCCTGCTCCAATGGCGGCGCAGCCCGACCGCCCCGCCCCGCTCGACCCGCAGCTTGCCCGCGAGATCGAGCGCATGGTGGTCTATCGTGACGATCAGGTGATCGTGCTCGACAAGCCATCCGGCCTGCCCACGCAGGGTGGACCCGGTATTACCAAGCATATCGACATGATGCTCGATGGTTTGCGTGGTGATCTGCCCGACCGGCCGCGCCTTGTGCATCGCATCGACCGCGATACGTCCGGCCTGTTGCTGGTTGCCCGGACACCGGGTGTTGCCGCCAAGCTGGCCGCAGCCTTTCGCGGGCGCGATGTGGACAAGACCTACTGGGCGATTGTCGTCGGGCGCCCCATGCCCGGCTCAGGCGTGATCGATCAGCCGCTCGCAAAACTTGGGGCCGGAAACGGAGCCCTCATGATTGCCGCTACGCGTGATGACGAAGACGCTGTGGTGGCCAAGACCGATTATGAGGTGGTCGATGCGGCGGGCAAACGCCTTTCATGGCTTGCGCTCAAGCCCCTCACAGGCCGCACCCATCAGCTACGTGTGCATTGCGAAACCCTCGGCACGCCTATTCTTGGCGACCCGAAATATGGTGGCAAGGCCGCGCATATGGAGGGTTTTATCGACAGGTTGCATCTTCATGCGCGTGCGCTGGAGTTTCCGCATCCTGCCGGTGGGCGCCTGCGCGTAGCGGCCCCATTGCCGCCCCATATGCGTGACACATTCAAGGATCTCGGCTTTACCGCCGGTGAGACGCCGCGCCCCGAACGGATCGGGGGCAAGACCGGCAGGAAATGA
- a CDS encoding bifunctional 2-C-methyl-D-erythritol 4-phosphate cytidylyltransferase/2-C-methyl-D-erythritol 2,4-cyclodiphosphate synthase: protein MRIAAILLAAGSGRRFADASAAPATGLSAMPKQYLLLGGKTVIRHAAEALRDHVTLIQPVGDDPLLLQALDGIETLPPVAGGRERQDSVRAGLEALARLPEPPDLVLVHDGARPYVPAEVVRNVLKALEKHPGAIPAVAVADTLKRGRDGLVDTTVCRDSLWRAQTPQGFHFPLLLDLHRTHQGPVTDDAALLEAAGHPVALVQGAEDNIKLTLPEDLVRLERLLGSTPLPRTGLGYDVHAFEAGRPLILCGITIPHDRGLAGHSDADVGIHTLCDAIYGALAEGDIGRHFPPTDNEWKDMDSARFLIHAGERIRQRGGMLINADVTLICERPKIGPHAQAMRERLASLLQVDVDRISVKATTSERLGFTGREEGIAATAVATVLVP, encoded by the coding sequence ATGCGTATTGCTGCCATCCTCCTCGCCGCCGGTTCCGGTCGCCGCTTCGCTGATGCCAGCGCTGCGCCGGCCACCGGCCTGTCTGCCATGCCAAAGCAGTACCTGCTGCTTGGTGGCAAAACCGTCATTCGCCACGCGGCCGAAGCGCTGCGCGACCACGTGACCCTTATCCAGCCGGTCGGTGATGACCCGCTGCTGCTGCAGGCCCTCGACGGGATCGAGACATTGCCGCCTGTCGCAGGTGGGCGTGAGCGTCAGGACAGCGTGCGCGCCGGGCTCGAAGCCCTTGCCCGCCTGCCTGAGCCGCCCGATCTTGTTCTGGTCCATGATGGCGCACGCCCCTACGTGCCAGCCGAGGTGGTACGGAACGTGCTCAAGGCGCTCGAAAAGCACCCAGGCGCCATACCAGCTGTTGCCGTGGCGGATACGCTCAAGCGCGGTCGCGACGGCCTGGTCGACACAACCGTTTGCCGCGACTCCCTGTGGCGTGCCCAGACCCCGCAAGGCTTCCATTTCCCGCTTCTGCTCGACCTGCACCGCACACATCAGGGGCCCGTTACTGATGACGCTGCCCTGCTCGAAGCCGCGGGTCATCCGGTCGCCCTCGTCCAGGGCGCTGAAGATAATATCAAACTGACCCTACCGGAGGATCTCGTGCGTCTCGAAAGACTGCTCGGCTCGACCCCACTCCCGCGCACGGGGCTGGGCTATGACGTTCATGCCTTCGAGGCCGGCCGTCCCCTGATCCTCTGCGGCATCACCATCCCCCATGATCGCGGGCTGGCGGGCCATTCCGACGCCGATGTCGGTATCCACACCCTGTGCGACGCCATTTACGGTGCGCTCGCCGAGGGAGATATCGGCCGCCATTTCCCACCCACGGATAATGAGTGGAAGGATATGGATTCCGCACGTTTCCTAATTCATGCGGGCGAGCGTATTCGCCAGCGCGGCGGCATGCTGATCAATGCCGATGTAACGCTCATCTGCGAGCGTCCCAAGATCGGCCCTCACGCTCAGGCTATGCGCGAACGCCTTGCTTCGCTGCTTCAGGTCGATGTTGACCGCATCTCGGTCAAGGCAACCACCTCCGAGCGCCTTGGCTTCACGGGCCGCGAAGAGGGCATTGCCGCCACGGCTGTCGCCACAGTACTCGTTCCCTGA
- a CDS encoding ATP12 family chaperone protein: MSQTIKRFWKAVEVAAYGPDGHYAVMLDGRPFRLPGGNSLTTSSARLADAIAAEWRAIPEGEAFRTADLPMTQMAGTEIERVRPDREQIIGGLSAYGENDLLCYRAVGSLGREQDALFDPVLALFGSRHGVVPQVTRSLLPLSIAPELQKAYGAALERMDDAALTCAAICAPATGSLILAIGLVEGWVDAASARLMASVEERHQMAQWGEDDALMQEIDRNAADVEIALRYLELSYGAETNQA, from the coding sequence TTGAGTCAGACGATCAAACGTTTCTGGAAGGCCGTCGAGGTCGCAGCGTATGGGCCCGATGGGCATTACGCCGTCATGCTTGACGGGCGTCCTTTCAGACTGCCCGGTGGAAATTCGCTGACCACATCCTCTGCAAGGCTGGCTGATGCTATTGCTGCCGAGTGGCGGGCCATCCCTGAAGGGGAGGCCTTTCGAACCGCAGATCTGCCTATGACGCAGATGGCTGGTACGGAAATCGAGCGTGTCCGGCCTGACCGCGAGCAGATCATTGGTGGCCTTAGCGCCTATGGTGAAAACGATCTGCTTTGTTACCGGGCTGTCGGGTCTCTTGGCCGGGAGCAGGACGCTCTGTTTGATCCGGTTCTGGCCCTGTTTGGCAGTAGGCATGGTGTTGTGCCTCAGGTCACGCGCAGTCTTCTGCCGCTCTCCATCGCTCCTGAGCTTCAGAAGGCTTATGGGGCCGCCCTTGAGCGTATGGATGACGCAGCCCTGACTTGTGCCGCAATCTGCGCACCTGCAACGGGAAGCCTGATTCTGGCGATTGGTCTGGTCGAGGGATGGGTGGACGCTGCTTCGGCACGGCTGATGGCCAGTGTCGAGGAGCGGCACCAGATGGCGCAATGGGGCGAGGATGATGCGCTGATGCAGGAGATTGATCGCAACGCGGCAGATGTGGAAATTGCGTTACGGTATCTGGAGCTTTCTTACGGAGCTGAGACGAATCAGGCATGA
- a CDS encoding AsmA-like C-terminal region-containing protein, which produces MPHDPFHRASWRAFRLGTLIVVTPVAIIAVAGLALLWRLSLGPLDVTAVASRFAPVAIQASNETGHPAGRLSWGRLFLSWQPGLRHVHPELVLKAQDLRILRKDGSATLALSQVDLALRMRPLLRGRVEPTRLAAQSGRIILDRHEDGSIDLDWPDARHRKNAANPLSLDHFAALDLTAVAVQLRHALSPNGMGAYADRADATLLLEKVALHHDPRTADYAWTGLVEGKVGPGHEPPISLSAASAPVAEGLSWRVTVTPFTPDVLRGFVPYAGDWHVPVGLQAFFLVRGSTGTPHLSGAGPLQDIPVTQGQVALSLGKGKVDQSGGDPLNVESGHVSAHIALPAGRLVVDRSEAAIALVDDAGRTDTFQAQGHLEADSLRSARQISGGVSLTATPLDVPHLGSIWPRFLMKGARRWVTNNLSAGTTDSLHLDAVLGSDAGWDQLRPRKTDASLTIEHATVNWLRPVPPARDVAARFSFAAPDVLRIDFLHGTQPASDAAHAGLIHLDGGSMLISDLFAHDQTGTIALDLSCDLGACATLLAHPRLHLLSRHPLPFTHPAGAVKVSETITLPLSSHIENDQIHVNARARFDHVTLGNVVLGRELTEASGNLEATEKKLALQGHGLLDGVPTDATLNENFLSRSGGLRETVHAVSIFDEQALNKAHIANNGLFQGTAQLVSDYHAAFDGHANLDLALDLTQAALTIPVWSKAAGIATTASAHIGLRDGKMVALDRISAEGPDLHVEGDSRLVEGQVQAINLNGFMIGRSNGDAVIELPAQADAAIAVRIHAQDLDIATLLHRDDAKPGEGQGGSAVTGSASSGPAESASGKSTAPAGQDWTVDIATDRLFYNAQKFLGGVTAHLEHRHDRLDRARFTAVRPVGVAFDLAPHEAGRQLMLRIDNLGRLLNETGMTDRLEGGRAQISGQVGDGDTGRVPPFKGMISVSPFAFRQPPAALTAATHLSVFNWSQASHDRFEVQHLHLPIRVRDDVMTIHEGHLGNPALGATLEGKIDLDKGGLDLRGTVVPIFGLNAAPGRLPNVGKLFSPEKGGGFLAATFTVKGTAGNPDLSINPFAMLLPGVMRQLAK; this is translated from the coding sequence CGGGCCACCCCGCCGGCAGGTTGAGCTGGGGGCGTCTGTTCCTGAGCTGGCAGCCCGGCCTGCGTCATGTTCATCCTGAACTTGTGCTCAAGGCGCAGGATCTGCGTATTCTGCGCAAGGATGGCAGCGCAACGCTGGCCCTGTCGCAGGTCGACCTGGCCTTGCGCATGAGGCCTTTGCTACGCGGGCGTGTCGAGCCCACACGTCTTGCCGCACAATCGGGACGGATTATCCTCGACCGTCATGAAGACGGATCGATCGATCTGGATTGGCCTGACGCGCGACATCGCAAAAACGCCGCTAATCCACTTTCACTCGACCATTTTGCGGCACTCGACCTGACTGCTGTTGCGGTGCAGCTTCGCCACGCGCTGTCACCCAATGGTATGGGAGCCTATGCCGATCGTGCCGATGCCACGCTGCTTCTTGAAAAGGTCGCGCTGCATCACGATCCACGGACAGCCGATTATGCATGGACCGGGTTGGTCGAGGGCAAGGTGGGCCCGGGTCATGAACCGCCGATCAGCTTAAGCGCCGCGAGTGCACCCGTGGCGGAGGGGCTTTCGTGGCGCGTGACAGTCACCCCTTTCACCCCCGATGTGCTGCGCGGTTTCGTTCCCTATGCCGGTGATTGGCATGTGCCGGTCGGATTGCAGGCCTTTTTTCTGGTCAGGGGCAGCACAGGAACGCCACACCTTTCTGGCGCTGGGCCACTTCAGGATATCCCGGTCACGCAAGGGCAGGTCGCCCTCTCTCTCGGCAAGGGCAAAGTCGATCAGTCAGGAGGCGACCCTCTGAACGTGGAGTCGGGTCATGTCTCCGCCCATATCGCCCTGCCTGCGGGGCGCCTTGTCGTCGACAGGAGCGAGGCCGCTATCGCGCTCGTCGATGATGCAGGCAGAACCGACACATTCCAGGCGCAGGGCCATCTTGAGGCAGACTCGCTTCGCTCTGCCCGGCAGATTTCAGGGGGAGTTTCCCTCACGGCGACGCCGCTCGATGTGCCCCATCTGGGTTCCATCTGGCCACGCTTCCTGATGAAGGGCGCGCGCCGCTGGGTCACCAATAATCTGAGCGCCGGTACGACAGATTCGCTGCATCTCGATGCCGTTCTCGGCAGTGACGCGGGCTGGGACCAGCTACGCCCCCGTAAAACCGATGCGTCCCTGACCATCGAGCATGCAACCGTGAACTGGCTTCGGCCCGTGCCGCCCGCACGTGATGTCGCCGCGCGTTTCAGCTTTGCTGCCCCGGATGTCCTTCGCATCGACTTTCTGCATGGCACCCAGCCCGCATCCGATGCGGCCCATGCCGGTCTCATCCATCTCGATGGTGGGTCGATGTTGATCAGCGATCTTTTTGCCCATGATCAGACCGGCACGATAGCGCTCGATCTCTCCTGCGATCTGGGGGCCTGTGCCACCCTGCTTGCCCATCCAAGGCTGCATCTGCTCTCGCGGCATCCACTGCCGTTTACGCATCCAGCAGGTGCGGTGAAAGTGAGCGAAACCATCACGCTGCCGCTTTCGTCGCATATCGAGAATGACCAGATCCACGTCAATGCACGGGCGCGGTTTGACCACGTCACCCTTGGCAATGTTGTTCTGGGGCGGGAGCTTACCGAGGCGTCGGGCAATCTGGAGGCGACTGAAAAGAAGCTCGCGCTTCAGGGGCACGGTTTGCTCGATGGTGTGCCGACCGATGCCACGCTGAACGAGAATTTCCTGAGTCGCTCAGGCGGGCTGCGCGAGACTGTTCATGCCGTATCGATTTTCGATGAACAGGCCCTGAACAAGGCGCATATAGCCAATAACGGCCTGTTTCAGGGCACGGCGCAGCTCGTCTCTGACTATCATGCGGCATTCGATGGCCATGCCAATCTGGACCTTGCACTTGATCTCACCCAGGCAGCCCTGACGATTCCCGTCTGGAGCAAAGCGGCTGGTATCGCGACCACGGCTTCTGCCCATATCGGCCTGCGCGATGGCAAGATGGTTGCACTCGATCGCATCAGTGCCGAGGGGCCAGACCTGCATGTCGAGGGCGACAGCCGACTGGTTGAGGGGCAGGTCCAGGCCATCAATCTGAACGGATTCATGATTGGCCGCTCCAACGGGGATGCAGTGATCGAACTGCCGGCACAGGCCGATGCAGCGATTGCCGTGCGTATCCATGCGCAGGACCTCGATATCGCGACTTTGCTGCACCGCGACGATGCAAAGCCCGGGGAGGGGCAGGGCGGCAGTGCGGTGACCGGCAGCGCATCGAGCGGCCCTGCTGAGAGCGCGTCAGGCAAAAGTACGGCGCCAGCAGGTCAGGACTGGACTGTCGATATTGCAACCGACCGCCTGTTCTACAACGCGCAGAAATTTCTGGGAGGTGTGACCGCGCATCTGGAGCATCGCCATGATCGGCTGGACCGTGCCCGGTTCACAGCGGTCAGGCCCGTTGGCGTGGCGTTCGATCTTGCCCCGCATGAGGCCGGGCGTCAGCTCATGCTCCGTATTGATAATCTCGGTCGGCTTCTGAACGAAACCGGTATGACGGATCGTCTTGAGGGCGGGCGTGCGCAGATTTCCGGTCAGGTTGGAGACGGCGATACGGGGCGCGTTCCGCCTTTCAAAGGGATGATTTCTGTCTCACCCTTTGCGTTCAGGCAGCCACCAGCGGCACTGACAGCGGCTACCCATCTTTCTGTTTTCAACTGGTCTCAGGCCAGCCATGACCGGTTTGAGGTTCAGCATCTTCATCTGCCGATCAGGGTGCGGGATGACGTCATGACCATTCATGAGGGGCATCTTGGCAACCCGGCGCTCGGGGCCACGCTGGAAGGCAAGATCGATCTCGACAAGGGCGGGCTCGATCTGCGCGGGACAGTCGTGCCTATTTTTGGTCTTAACGCGGCACCGGGGCGGCTGCCGAATGTGGGCAAGTTGTTCTCGCCGGAAAAAGGGGGTGGCTTTCTTGCCGCGACCTTTACGGTCAAGGGGACGGCGGGAAATCCGGATCTGTCGATCAATCCATTCGCCATGCTTTTACCCGGCGTCATGCGTCAACTCGCCAAATAG
- a CDS encoding replication-associated recombination protein A → MQDDGNADLFGTPSPRKEAARYGRPAAHSAPMMPPASQTGTSSTSMPTSRQTQPLADRLRPSTLAEVVGQDHLLGPKGLISQMLSRNTLPSLILWGGPGCGKTTIARLLAREAKLRFEQISAVFSGVADLKKAFETASRFQQETGRGTLLFVDEIHRFNRAQQDGFLPYVERGTVILIGATTENPSFALNGALLSRCQVMVLNRLDDNGLEKLLQRAEALSDTALPLTAEARAALRAMADGDGRYLLNLVEQIQALPAGELLDTAGLAGVVARRAVLYDKDREEHYNLISALHKSLRGSDPDAGLYWFARMLEGGEDPRYIARRLTRFAAEDVGMADPTALPLAVAAWETYERLGSPEGELALAQLVVHLATAPKSNAVYRAYNQARKLARETGSLGPPHHIRNAPTKLMQSIGYGKGYEYDHDTEEGFSGQNYFPDEMARVSLYQPTDRGRESEIRKNLDRQAAIRASRRP, encoded by the coding sequence ATGCAGGATGATGGAAATGCAGATCTGTTCGGCACGCCTTCCCCTCGCAAGGAAGCCGCGCGCTACGGGCGCCCTGCGGCACATTCTGCACCGATGATGCCTCCAGCTTCGCAAACGGGCACCTCGTCCACGTCCATGCCGACGTCGCGACAGACGCAGCCGCTGGCGGACAGGCTGCGCCCCTCCACGCTGGCGGAGGTCGTCGGTCAGGATCATCTTCTGGGCCCCAAAGGGCTGATCAGCCAGATGCTTAGCCGCAACACGCTGCCAAGCCTCATCCTGTGGGGCGGACCGGGATGCGGCAAGACCACGATTGCGCGGCTGCTTGCCCGTGAGGCCAAGCTCAGATTCGAGCAGATATCAGCCGTTTTCTCGGGCGTGGCTGATCTCAAGAAGGCTTTCGAAACCGCCTCGCGCTTCCAGCAGGAGACAGGGCGAGGGACGTTACTCTTCGTTGACGAGATCCATCGCTTCAACCGCGCCCAGCAGGATGGCTTTTTGCCTTATGTCGAGCGTGGGACCGTCATTCTGATCGGTGCGACAACGGAAAATCCGTCATTCGCCCTCAACGGCGCGCTTCTGTCGCGCTGTCAGGTGATGGTGCTCAACCGGCTGGACGATAACGGGCTCGAGAAGCTGCTCCAGCGTGCCGAAGCCCTGTCCGACACAGCGCTGCCACTCACCGCAGAGGCACGTGCTGCCTTGCGTGCCATGGCAGATGGCGATGGGCGCTATCTGCTTAATCTGGTCGAACAGATACAGGCCCTGCCGGCCGGGGAGCTGCTTGATACGGCGGGGCTGGCCGGTGTGGTGGCCCGTCGGGCGGTGCTTTACGACAAGGATCGCGAGGAACATTACAACCTGATTTCGGCGCTGCATAAATCGCTGCGCGGATCAGACCCCGATGCGGGACTCTACTGGTTTGCCCGGATGCTCGAAGGCGGAGAAGACCCTCGCTATATCGCCCGCCGCCTGACGCGCTTTGCCGCAGAGGATGTGGGCATGGCTGATCCCACAGCGCTTCCGCTGGCCGTGGCAGCGTGGGAAACATATGAGCGTCTCGGCAGCCCCGAGGGCGAACTGGCTTTAGCGCAACTGGTCGTGCATCTGGCTACGGCACCAAAATCGAACGCCGTCTATCGTGCTTATAACCAGGCCCGCAAATTGGCCCGTGAAACGGGCAGCCTCGGACCGCCACACCATATACGCAACGCCCCTACCAAGCTGATGCAGTCGATCGGCTACGGCAAGGGCTATGAATATGACCATGATACGGAGGAAGGATTTTCGGGTCAGAACTACTTCCCCGATGAAATGGCACGCGTGTCACTCTATCAGCCCACCGATCGTGGTCGGGAAAGCGAAATCAGAAAAAATCTGGACAGGCAGGCCGCAATACGGGCAAGCCGTCGCCCATGA
- a CDS encoding AsmA family protein — protein MKRLTAALIVILVVAAGLAVTAHILIDRSSLKEDVIAAVKRQTGRDLAMARFSVGVLPWPSFSAYQVTLSDEGGDGVTPMLRARDIRASIALIPLLWREIRLENLTVMRGAAILHRNESGQANWVFHPLTAKTGSPSGHVSHPQARWKLQIGSAKLDNMAISLDDRQGHHSGAMTVERAEFDGLSSSAPYLDIHGRRGDVPFRVNGHIGPLSLFQGGNPPWAVSLGATLGRDGKQQDWLNFDGQITDMRHLHGFSGVLRGELASLKDVESLFPNANLPDVKGLGGEIGVFDADPQAEDSGLDFSRLGVNHVHLHADSIPSWHGLTSSAVHADADTLSSALTVSGVVNGALISELAPGLALQGRLGTLAQAGSAWQSGLATPLPVAVDLRDVSKIGTGSGLTAHLSGQIGADDSTLALEGQARTLNVMQAALHDVAFKGEVQRDTSGSIQIKGLSFTSHEATGVMDALVKAPLPSAIDGKLQFSALDLDALKGLWLGRRDEGAGTAAQAPVPAGPGAPGNSSSASTATSPAQTPIAGLIGVAGNSAAAPQPAAKKGSPTSTVGDTDSTTGLQRFIDQGQASIDVSAAKLRFNGADYSDVSGHIALNSAKLAIESIKGAGNGMTLAGRAVYDRSVSPASVSVVFSPVLFPATLAQTLLSMPDVFHGPLMLVGELDARGETRAAMRDTLRGHLGLSMVGGTIDTSRLGAYLGDAARSLLSHRELPVRCLGLHARFEGGQAQLDTIGMEAGALTLSGHGVYGLADEMLDLHLVPRIGFGGTGASTPVLVKGTLDAPKASQEANVGGRFQLTIGGSQPDTCPDILSAARENMSGEAAPERKKHSQASELLHGLGILH, from the coding sequence ATGAAACGTCTGACTGCGGCGCTCATCGTCATTCTGGTGGTGGCGGCAGGCCTGGCCGTGACGGCCCATATCCTGATCGATCGTTCATCGCTGAAGGAGGATGTGATTGCCGCGGTCAAGCGACAGACCGGCCGTGATCTCGCAATGGCGCGTTTCTCGGTGGGGGTTCTGCCCTGGCCTTCCTTCAGCGCCTATCAGGTGACGCTGTCTGACGAGGGGGGCGACGGCGTGACGCCGATGCTGCGCGCACGCGACATCCGCGCGTCGATCGCGCTCATTCCGTTGCTTTGGCGTGAGATCCGTCTCGAAAACCTGACGGTGATGCGCGGTGCGGCAATCCTGCATCGCAACGAATCCGGGCAGGCAAACTGGGTCTTTCACCCACTGACGGCCAAAACCGGTTCCCCGTCGGGACACGTGTCTCACCCGCAAGCCCGATGGAAGCTGCAGATTGGCTCTGCCAAACTCGACAATATGGCGATCTCCCTCGATGACAGACAGGGTCACCACAGCGGTGCCATGACTGTAGAGCGCGCCGAATTCGACGGTCTTTCTTCCTCGGCTCCCTATCTCGATATTCACGGGCGTCGTGGAGATGTCCCGTTTCGCGTCAATGGCCATATCGGCCCGCTCTCGCTGTTTCAGGGGGGTAACCCTCCCTGGGCGGTCAGTCTGGGCGCGACACTGGGCAGGGACGGCAAACAGCAGGACTGGCTGAATTTCGATGGTCAGATCACTGATATGCGCCATCTCCACGGTTTTTCGGGCGTATTGCGTGGTGAACTGGCCTCGCTCAAAGATGTCGAATCCCTCTTCCCGAACGCCAATCTGCCCGATGTGAAAGGGCTGGGGGGCGAGATCGGGGTGTTCGATGCAGATCCACAAGCCGAAGACAGCGGGCTCGACTTCTCGCGGCTGGGTGTGAACCATGTGCATCTGCATGCCGATTCCATACCGTCATGGCATGGGCTGACTTCCAGCGCGGTTCATGCCGATGCCGACACGCTCTCCTCGGCCCTGACGGTGAGTGGCGTCGTCAATGGTGCGCTGATCAGCGAACTGGCACCGGGCCTCGCCCTGCAGGGACGTTTGGGCACCCTGGCGCAGGCTGGTTCGGCCTGGCAGTCCGGACTCGCAACGCCGCTCCCGGTGGCGGTGGATCTGCGGGATGTGTCCAAGATTGGGACTGGTTCCGGGCTTACGGCCCATCTTTCCGGTCAGATCGGCGCGGATGACTCCACGCTCGCTCTGGAAGGGCAGGCACGCACGCTCAATGTCATGCAGGCGGCACTGCACGATGTGGCGTTCAAGGGGGAGGTGCAGCGCGACACGTCCGGATCCATTCAGATCAAGGGGCTGAGCTTCACAAGCCATGAGGCGACGGGCGTGATGGATGCCTTGGTGAAGGCGCCTCTGCCATCTGCCATCGACGGAAAGCTCCAGTTTTCAGCGCTTGATCTCGACGCCCTCAAGGGGCTGTGGCTGGGTCGACGCGATGAGGGAGCCGGGACAGCAGCGCAAGCCCCTGTGCCAGCCGGCCCAGGGGCCCCGGGAAATTCGTCTTCCGCGTCCACAGCGACCTCGCCTGCACAGACGCCAATTGCGGGTCTAATCGGCGTAGCCGGCAACAGTGCTGCAGCGCCTCAGCCTGCAGCCAAGAAAGGCTCGCCTACCAGCACTGTGGGCGATACCGACAGCACGACCGGCTTGCAGCGCTTCATTGACCAGGGGCAGGCATCGATCGATGTTTCTGCCGCAAAACTGCGCTTCAATGGTGCAGATTATAGCGACGTCTCCGGGCATATCGCCTTGAACAGCGCCAAGCTGGCCATCGAGTCGATCAAAGGGGCGGGCAATGGCATGACGCTTGCCGGGCGTGCCGTTTACGACCGGAGTGTGTCTCCTGCCTCTGTCAGTGTCGTTTTCTCTCCGGTACTCTTCCCGGCCACGCTGGCGCAGACCCTGCTGTCCATGCCGGACGTGTTTCATGGGCCGTTGATGCTGGTGGGTGAACTCGATGCACGGGGTGAGACACGCGCAGCGATGCGCGACACCCTGCGGGGGCATCTGGGCCTTTCCATGGTGGGTGGCACGATCGATACCAGCAGGCTTGGGGCCTATCTGGGCGATGCGGCGCGCTCGCTGCTCTCGCATCGTGAACTGCCGGTGCGCTGCCTTGGGCTTCACGCCCGGTTCGAGGGAGGGCAGGCCCAGCTCGATACGATCGGTATGGAGGCTGGTGCGCTTACCCTGTCTGGCCACGGTGTTTACGGTCTCGCTGACGAAATGCTTGATTTGCATCTGGTGCCGCGTATCGGCTTTGGCGGCACCGGGGCCTCAACTCCGGTACTGGTCAAGGGAACGCTCGATGCACCCAAGGCAAGCCAGGAGGCAAACGTAGGGGGGCGGTTCCAGCTGACAATCGGCGGCAGCCAGCCCGATACCTGTCCCGATATCCTCTCCGCCGCGCGTGAGAATATGTCAGGTGAAGCAGCACCTGAGCGCAAGAAGCATTCGCAGGCCTCTGAATTGCTGCATGGTTTGGGGATATTGCATTGA